The Bacteroidota bacterium genome has a segment encoding these proteins:
- the hpt gene encoding hypoxanthine phosphoribosyltransferase, protein MQPATTAPPDTVVCQGEPFRLYISEQQLRERLAELGRQIDIDYADADSPPIMVGLLNGAFIFMADLMRAVTVSCEMDFFKLSSYGESKVSSGQVRELKGVDADLKGRHVIVVDDIVDTGLSMRYILDRIGTMQPASVRVATLLHKKAATKVPVRLDYVGFEIDNLFVIGYGLDYGQLARNLRAIYILDK, encoded by the coding sequence ATGCAGCCTGCCACCACCGCCCCGCCCGACACCGTCGTCTGTCAAGGCGAGCCGTTCCGCCTCTACATCTCCGAGCAGCAACTCCGCGAACGCCTCGCCGAGTTGGGCCGCCAGATCGACATCGACTACGCCGACGCGGATTCGCCGCCGATCATGGTAGGGCTGCTCAACGGCGCGTTCATCTTCATGGCCGACCTCATGCGGGCCGTCACGGTCTCGTGCGAGATGGACTTCTTCAAGCTGTCGTCCTACGGCGAGAGCAAGGTGTCGTCCGGCCAGGTGCGCGAGCTCAAGGGCGTCGACGCGGACCTCAAAGGCCGCCACGTGATCGTCGTGGACGACATCGTGGACACGGGCCTCTCGATGCGCTACATCCTCGACCGCATCGGCACCATGCAGCCCGCCTCGGTGCGCGTGGCGACGCTCCTCCACAAGAAAGCCGCCACCAAAGTGCCGGTGCGCCTCGACTACGTCGGGTTCGAGATCGACAACCTGTTCGTGATCGGCTACGGCCTTGACTACGGTCAACTCGCCCGCAACCTC
- the tilS gene encoding tRNA lysidine(34) synthetase TilS has product MSAATPSVERRIAAFIDTHGVLTPGQRVVVGLSGGVDSVVLTRTLAVLGYDVIAVHVHHGQRAQSAMDDAQFAEALADERGLAFSTTRLNLDPSATNLEAQMRAARYDALHAEARRRGAEVVAVGHHRDDQLETVLLNLLRGSGLRGLAGMRPSRTMEPGSEVRLVRPLLGIPRADLVAHARKQGWAWREDPTNVDTAFRRNALRHRVVPVLRETFGESVDATVARAADLVAAYLDAAPQPDLSVFDATRALPLGVLGGLPAVLRDDLISQALARWLPTAPRSQATIEAVSALTEAQVGQFVPLGAAERFGPAVVWREREALRFFGHDPRGTWVPVELAYPGARVETVEPARGTFSATLLDAAPAAETLRDEAPGTVTLDADAVPFPLTVRPWQPGDRMQPLGMNGHQAVSDLLTNAKVSSALRAGWPVVESGGRIVWVAGLRIAEHARVTSRTTRAVRLRWTSRDA; this is encoded by the coding sequence ATGAGCGCCGCGACGCCGAGTGTGGAGCGTCGGATCGCGGCCTTCATCGACACGCACGGGGTGCTCACGCCCGGCCAGCGCGTGGTGGTCGGCCTCAGCGGCGGCGTGGACTCGGTGGTGCTCACGCGAACGCTGGCAGTGCTTGGCTATGACGTGATCGCCGTGCACGTACACCACGGGCAGCGCGCGCAGTCGGCGATGGACGACGCGCAGTTCGCCGAGGCGCTGGCCGACGAACGGGGCCTCGCGTTCAGCACCACCCGGCTCAACCTGGACCCCTCGGCGACCAACCTGGAGGCACAGATGCGCGCAGCGCGCTACGACGCCCTGCACGCGGAGGCGAGGCGACGTGGTGCCGAGGTTGTCGCCGTGGGGCATCACCGCGACGACCAGTTGGAGACGGTGCTGCTCAACTTGTTGCGCGGGAGCGGGCTGCGCGGCCTCGCCGGGATGCGGCCCAGCCGGACGATGGAGCCTGGCTCCGAGGTGCGCCTCGTCCGTCCGCTGCTCGGCATCCCCCGCGCCGACCTCGTGGCTCACGCACGGAAGCAGGGCTGGGCTTGGCGCGAGGACCCTACCAACGTCGACACCGCGTTTCGTCGCAACGCGCTCCGGCACCGCGTCGTGCCGGTGCTACGCGAGACGTTTGGGGAGAGCGTGGACGCCACCGTTGCCCGCGCCGCCGATCTCGTCGCGGCCTACCTCGACGCGGCTCCGCAGCCTGATCTCAGCGTGTTCGACGCCACGCGTGCGCTGCCGCTCGGCGTGCTCGGCGGGCTACCGGCCGTCCTGCGCGACGACCTGATCAGCCAGGCGCTCGCCCGTTGGCTGCCCACCGCTCCACGCTCCCAGGCGACCATCGAAGCGGTCTCTGCGCTCACGGAGGCGCAGGTGGGGCAGTTTGTGCCGCTCGGGGCAGCGGAGCGGTTCGGACCGGCCGTCGTCTGGCGCGAGCGCGAGGCCCTGCGCTTCTTCGGGCACGATCCGCGTGGCACCTGGGTACCCGTCGAGCTTGCATACCCTGGCGCGCGTGTCGAGACGGTTGAGCCCGCACGCGGAACGTTCAGCGCGACGCTGCTCGATGCGGCTCCTGCTGCCGAGACCCTGCGTGACGAAGCGCCGGGAACGGTCACGCTCGACGCGGACGCGGTGCCGTTTCCCCTGACGGTGCGCCCGTGGCAGCCGGGCGACCGGATGCAGCCGCTCGGGATGAACGGGCACCAGGCGGTAAGCGACCTCCTCACCAACGCCAAGGTGTCGAGTGCCCTTCGGGCGGGCTGGCCCGTGGTCGAGAGCGGCGGGCGGATCGTGTGGGTCGCCGGGCTTCGCATCGCCGAGCACGCGCGGGTGACATCGCGGACGACGCGTGCCGTCCGGCTGCGGTGGACGAGCCGCGACGCGTAA
- the mutL gene encoding DNA mismatch repair endonuclease MutL: MSQFDPRDDLAPTPHEPPADESAEVTDVDGVHVGDHVDDDGVIAGDPEDDGLVRTMPDTLANKIAAGEVVQRPASAAKELVENALDAGATSVELHIGRAGSDLIQVVDDGCGMGPRDALGCFGRHATSKLRSIDDLERLHTLGFRGEALASIGAIAQIELKTKRRQDAAGTLVRVHGGTVEENRPCAAPDGTSIAVRHLFYNVPARRNFLKSAATEFKHLVETFQFLALSHPRVGFLLTHDGSEVYRTPVQFDLDFEDALQRRVVQLFGEKYEGHLTTVEETTSYLSMRGLVGPPHLARRTHGEQFFFVNGRYVKSRSLSHAVAAAYGEALASGTFPFFALFLDVDPRHLDVNVHPTKTEVKFDDERGVYSFVRAVTQKALGAALLSPQLGDTTARTVSVARTVSGEPGQPERGGDGEPNSDADSAGPTFTEARLPASPMRLRGVESGSGELPQPSRSGGGTSFSTPRSARVVGRPRLDGQEQAARLYGGAVPEGLDPDFELPAPEPIPSKARPDQLDLITDAALDADTPTGTPPVWQLHGRFLLTPIRTGLLVVDQHAAHQRVLYEQTLATLDGGMAVSQQLLFPQTLDIAAADFPLFEELLPDLRRLGFEITLAAGQTALLRGVPGGISETAVRSLLEDVLEQFKNLTDTLRLAPQDALAKSIARRSAIPSGMRLDEKAARALIDQLFACQQPYADPAGRPTMTKMTLDDLAARFG; this comes from the coding sequence GTGTCGCAATTCGATCCCCGCGACGACCTTGCCCCGACCCCGCACGAGCCCCCGGCTGACGAATCCGCCGAGGTCACCGATGTGGATGGCGTCCATGTAGGCGATCACGTAGACGACGATGGCGTGATCGCAGGCGACCCCGAAGACGACGGGTTGGTGCGCACGATGCCGGACACGCTCGCCAACAAGATTGCGGCGGGCGAGGTGGTGCAGCGGCCCGCAAGCGCCGCCAAAGAACTCGTCGAGAACGCCCTCGATGCTGGGGCAACGTCGGTCGAACTGCACATCGGACGAGCGGGAAGCGACCTCATCCAGGTCGTGGACGACGGCTGCGGCATGGGACCGCGCGACGCCCTCGGCTGCTTCGGGCGCCACGCGACCAGCAAGCTGCGCTCGATCGACGACCTCGAACGCCTCCACACGCTCGGCTTTCGTGGCGAGGCGCTCGCCTCCATCGGTGCTATCGCTCAGATCGAGCTGAAGACGAAGCGCCGTCAGGACGCGGCCGGTACGCTCGTGCGCGTACACGGCGGTACCGTCGAGGAGAACCGCCCGTGCGCGGCGCCCGACGGGACGAGCATCGCCGTGCGGCACTTGTTTTACAACGTCCCGGCCCGGCGCAACTTCCTCAAGAGCGCCGCCACCGAGTTCAAGCACCTCGTCGAGACGTTCCAGTTTCTTGCGCTCTCGCACCCGCGCGTAGGCTTCCTCCTCACGCACGACGGGTCCGAGGTCTACCGTACGCCGGTGCAGTTCGACCTCGACTTCGAAGACGCCCTGCAGCGCCGCGTGGTCCAGCTCTTCGGCGAGAAGTACGAGGGCCACCTCACGACGGTCGAGGAGACGACGAGCTACCTCTCGATGCGCGGCCTCGTGGGTCCGCCGCACCTCGCGCGGCGCACCCACGGCGAGCAGTTTTTCTTTGTCAACGGGCGCTACGTGAAGTCGCGCAGCCTCAGCCATGCCGTCGCCGCAGCCTACGGTGAGGCACTCGCGAGCGGCACCTTCCCGTTCTTCGCGCTCTTCCTCGACGTGGACCCGCGCCACCTCGACGTGAACGTGCACCCGACCAAGACCGAGGTGAAGTTCGACGACGAACGCGGCGTCTACAGCTTCGTCCGCGCCGTCACGCAGAAAGCCCTCGGGGCGGCCCTGCTCAGCCCTCAACTCGGCGATACCACCGCGCGCACTGTTTCGGTGGCGCGCACCGTGTCGGGCGAGCCCGGCCAGCCAGAGCGCGGGGGCGATGGCGAACCGAACTCCGACGCGGATTCGGCCGGGCCTACGTTCACGGAGGCGCGACTTCCTGCGTCGCCGATGCGCTTGCGCGGCGTCGAGTCGGGGAGCGGCGAACTGCCTCAGCCGTCCCGTTCGGGCGGGGGCACATCGTTTTCAACGCCGCGCTCGGCCCGGGTGGTGGGGCGACCGCGCCTGGACGGTCAAGAGCAGGCCGCCCGGCTCTATGGTGGCGCGGTGCCCGAGGGCCTCGACCCGGACTTTGAGCTACCAGCGCCCGAGCCGATCCCCTCGAAGGCGCGGCCCGACCAGCTCGACCTCATCACCGATGCCGCCCTCGACGCGGACACGCCGACCGGGACCCCGCCCGTCTGGCAGCTCCACGGGCGTTTTCTCCTGACACCGATTCGGACGGGGCTGCTCGTCGTGGACCAGCACGCGGCACACCAGCGCGTTCTCTACGAGCAGACGCTCGCCACGCTCGACGGCGGCATGGCCGTCTCGCAGCAACTCCTCTTCCCGCAGACGCTCGACATCGCCGCGGCCGACTTCCCGCTTTTTGAGGAACTGCTCCCCGACCTCCGGCGCCTCGGCTTCGAAATCACGCTCGCGGCGGGTCAGACGGCGCTCCTGCGCGGCGTCCCCGGCGGCATCAGCGAGACGGCCGTGCGCTCGCTCCTCGAAGACGTGCTGGAGCAGTTCAAGAACCTCACGGACACGCTGCGCCTCGCCCCGCAGGACGCGCTCGCCAAGTCGATCGCCCGCCGCAGCGCCATCCCGTCCGGCATGCGCCTCGACGAGAAGGCTGCCCGCGCCCTCATCGACCAACTCTTCGCCTGCCAGCAGCCCTACGCCGACCCGGCGGGCCGCCCGACGATGACGAAGATGACGCTGGACGATCTCGCCGCTCGCTTCGGATGA
- a CDS encoding phosphatidate cytidylyltransferase, translating into MSNLTLRVLTALVAAPLVLGAVWLGGWVFGAVTVVAAVLAQLEVMQMAEARGEVQPNRWLGGALGALAAAWALVPYATDVLVVGLLVLLVAELKRRTVRPLENVAVTSFSVFYPAGLFGFLVALREGPDDPVLGFWLAASVFLMVWAADSLAYFTGKTWSSFAKTHPLFPRVSPKKTWEGSLGGFLGAVAAIAILKTWAVPALSWLDVGVLGFIAGALSQLGDLAESLFKRAAGVKDSAGYLPGHGGLMDRFDALLVAAPLIYLYLHHVAQVF; encoded by the coding sequence ATGTCCAACCTCACCCTTCGTGTCCTGACGGCGCTGGTCGCCGCGCCGCTGGTGCTGGGTGCGGTGTGGCTGGGCGGCTGGGTCTTCGGCGCGGTCACCGTCGTCGCGGCCGTGCTGGCGCAGCTCGAAGTGATGCAGATGGCCGAGGCGCGCGGCGAAGTGCAGCCCAACCGCTGGCTCGGCGGCGCGCTCGGGGCGCTGGCCGCGGCGTGGGCCCTCGTGCCCTACGCGACTGACGTGCTCGTCGTGGGCCTGCTGGTGCTGCTCGTGGCCGAGCTCAAGCGGCGCACGGTGCGCCCGCTCGAAAACGTGGCCGTGACGTCGTTCTCGGTCTTCTATCCGGCCGGCCTCTTCGGCTTCCTGGTCGCGCTGCGCGAGGGGCCCGACGACCCCGTGCTCGGCTTCTGGCTCGCCGCGAGCGTCTTCCTCATGGTGTGGGCCGCCGACTCGCTCGCCTACTTCACCGGCAAGACGTGGTCGAGCTTCGCCAAGACGCACCCGCTCTTCCCGCGCGTGTCGCCGAAGAAGACGTGGGAGGGCTCGCTTGGCGGCTTCCTCGGTGCCGTGGCGGCCATCGCGATCCTCAAGACGTGGGCGGTGCCAGCGCTGTCGTGGCTCGACGTGGGGGTGCTCGGTTTCATCGCGGGCGCGCTCAGCCAACTCGGCGACCTCGCGGAGAGCCTCTTCAAGCGGGCCGCCGGCGTGAAGGACTCCGCCGGCTACCTCCCCGGCCACGGTGGCCTGATGGACCGCTTCGACGCGCTCCTCGTCGCCGCACCGCTGATCTACCTCTACCTGCACCACGTCGCTCAGGTGTTCTGA